A single Eleginops maclovinus isolate JMC-PN-2008 ecotype Puerto Natales chromosome 5, JC_Emac_rtc_rv5, whole genome shotgun sequence DNA region contains:
- the LOC134865227 gene encoding uncharacterized protein LOC134865227: MHRQESEQSGHSSKDKTTQSSSKDKTTQSSSKDKTTQSSSKDKSTHSVSKDTSTHSSGSKDNSQFDLAGYLFRQQNLAKFCQGKKTPAAATTQPKTATAKPNTSSAAPTRPKTSSTAPTQPKTSSTAPTQPKTSSAAHTQPKTSTTTPTQPKTSSTAPTQPKTSSTAPTQPNTSSTGATQPKTGAQQRVQRACQHLQDPTFHLYCYFLSAVLPIFDEANTLLQLDKPCIQILHRTLTTQLKNLLNRFVKPQVINAAAKVHQVPFREPSNQKSNETLFIGQNTRDFIRDHPELEELQLAQVFSAVRAFYMKAVEYMVKKFPYDDPVIRNASVADMSARDSADFNSVRYFTGRFPCLKMSAEEMDKLEGQFMTYQTDALPESITSCDRPDTQWHLMSQLKDGNGHLKYPLLCKVMLAILCIFHSNADCERIFSLVTKNRTEFRPSMGMETLSNLITHKQFMVAKGSVCYKQAYSKTTLAKAKSATYDHLK, encoded by the coding sequence ATGCATCGCCAGGAGTCAGAACAGTCTGGgcacagcagcaaggacaagaccacgcagagcagcagcaaggacaagaccacgcagagcagcagcaaggacaagaccacgcagagcagcagcaaggacaagtccACCCACAGTGTTAGCAAGGACACATCAACCCACAGTAGCGGCAGCAAGGACAATTCTCAGTTTGATTTGGCAGGCTATCTCTTTCGCCAACAAAACCTAGCCAAATTCtgtcagggaaagaaaacaccagcagctgcaaccaCACAGCCCAAGACTGCAACGGCAAAGCCCAACACATCTAGCGCTGCACCCACTcggcccaagacatctagcactgcacccactcagcccaagacatctagcactgcacccactcagcccaagacatctagcgctgcacacactcagcccaagacatctaccactacacccactcagcccaaaacatctagcactgcacccactcagcccaagacatctagcactgcacccactcagcccaatacATCTAGCACTGGagccactcagcccaagacaggggcacaacagagagtgcagagggcatgtcaacatctgcaggacCCAACATTCCATCTTTACTGCTACTTTCTAAGTGCGGTCCTGCCGATATTTGATGAGGccaacactctgctgcagctagacaaaccctgcatacaaatactacacaggactttgaccacacagctgaagaatCTCTTGAACCGATTTGTGAAGCCTCAGGTGATCAATGCAGCTGCTAAGGTTCACCAGGTACCATTCAGGGAACCAAGCAACCAGAAGAGCAATGAGACCTTGTTCATTGGGCAAAACACCAGAGACTTCATAAGAGATCACCCTGAgcttgaggagctgcagcttgccCAGGTCTTCAGCGCTGTGCGGGCATTCTACATGAAGGCTGTTGAGTACATGGTGAAGAAGTTTCCCTATGATGACCCAGTGATAAGGAATGCTTCTGTGGCTGACATGTCTGCACGGGACAGCGCAGACTTCAATTCTGTGAGGTACTTCACAGGCAGATTCCCCTGCTTGAAGATGAGTGCTGAGGAGATGGACAAGCTTGAGGGTCAATTCATGACCTACCAAACCGATGCTCTGCCAGAAAGCATCACCAGCTGTgacagaccagacacacagtggcaCCTGATGAGTCAGCTGAAGGATGGAAATGGCCATCTCAAGTACCCTTTACTCTGCAAGGTAATGCTGGCTATCCTCTGCATCTTCCATTCCAATGCAGACTGCGAACGCATCTTCAGTcttgtcacaaaaaacagaacggaGTTCAGACCTAGTATGGGAATGGAGACCCTGAGTAACCTCATTACCCACAAACAATTCATGGTGGCAAAGGGGTCTGTCTGCTACAAGCAGGCGTACTCCAAGACAACTCTTGCCAAGGCCAAGTCAGCAACCTATGACCATCTAAAGTGA